Proteins from one Ranitomeya variabilis isolate aRanVar5 chromosome 1, aRanVar5.hap1, whole genome shotgun sequence genomic window:
- the LOC143818798 gene encoding histone-lysine N-methyltransferase SETMAR-like, whose amino-acid sequence MNSQGVNIKMEKNELRTVIKYLCLKKMTTKDIHSDLAETLGDSSLPYSTVACWAKEFKLGRTSMEDEHREGRPSTSLNEGNVKKVEEVVLADRRVTIRHVAEVTGISYGNIQRILAKELHMRKVSSRWVPKMLTDEQKKKRVDISIANLEKFQADKEKFLSRFLTMDETWIHHFDPETKQQSMTWKRANEPTPKKFKVSSSGGKVMASVFWDAEGIIMVDYLEKGATITGSYYAEQIRRLREAIKEKRRGKLQAGVLFHQDNAPSHKAAVAMATIQEAGFELVEHPPYSPDLAPSDFFLFPRLKEHLRGKKFDDNSDVITTVGDFFEGQDQEFFSKGILSLEKRWTKYIDLLGDYVEK is encoded by the coding sequence ATGAACAGCCaaggagtgaacatcaaaatggaaaaaaacgagctcagaactgtcatcaaatacctctgcttgaaaaaaatgactaccaaagacatacacagcgacttggcggaaacattgggggactcttctcttccatattccacagttgcatgctgggccaaggaatttaagctgggaagaacatcgatggaagatgaacatcgtgaaggacgcccatccacgtccctcaatgaaggaaacgtgaaaaaagttgaagaagttgtattggcagatcgaagagtgactatcaggcatgtagctgaggtcacagggatctcatatggcaatattcaaagaatccttgcaaaagaattgcatatgagaaaggtctcctcgcgttgggtgccaaaaatgttaaccgacgagcaaaagaagaaacgagttgacatttcaatagcaaatctcgaaaagttccaagcagacaaggaaaaatttttgtcacgttttttgaccatggatgagacctggatccaccactttgatcccgaaactaaacaacaatcgatgacatggaaacgagccaacgaaccgacgccgaagaaattcaaagtgtcaagctcaggagggaaggttatggcgtccgttttttgggatgctgaaggaattattatggtggactatttggagaagggagccactattacgggctcctactatgcagaacaaataagaagattgcgggaggctatcaaggagaaaaggcgcggcaaactgcaggctggagtgctgtttcaccaagataacgcgccgtctcacaaagctgcagttgccatggctaccattcaagaagcgggctttgaactggtggaacaccccccctattcaccagatctagcccccagtgacttctttctctttcctcggctcaaggaacacctccggggaaagaaatttgacgacaatagcgacgtgataaccactgttggggatttttttgagggtcaagatcaagaatttttttcgaagggaattctaagtttagaaaagagatggactaaatatatagacttgttaggagactatgtagaaaaataa